The following proteins are encoded in a genomic region of Pyrus communis chromosome 11, drPyrComm1.1, whole genome shotgun sequence:
- the LOC137708268 gene encoding vesicle transport v-SNARE 13-like: MSNVFEGYERNYSELSANLTKKCTAAGALDGEQKKQKISEIKAGIDDAESLIRKMDLEARSLPPNIKAVLLAKLREYKSDLNNLKSEVKRLVSGNAYATARDELLESGMADALTASADQRSRLMMSTERLNKSSDRVKDSRRTMLETEELGVSILQDLHSQRQSLLHAHTTLHGVDDNIGKSKRVLTSMARRMNRNKWLIIAVITFLVIAIALVLYFKLK, encoded by the exons ATGAGCAACGTATTTGAAGGGTACGAGCGTAACTACAGTGAGCTCTCCGCCAACCTCACTAAAAAGTGTACGGCAGCTGGTGCTCTCGATGGAG aacaaaagaagcaaaagaTTTCTGAAATAAAGGCTGGAATCGATGATGCAGAATCTTTG ATCCGAAAAATGGACCTTGAGGCAAGAAGTTTGCCACCAAATATTAAGGCTGTGCTTCTTGCTAAGTTGAGGGAATATAAGTCGGATCTGAATAATCTGAAAAGCGAAGTTAAAAGACTTGTGTCTGGAAACGCATATGCAACTGCCCGAGATGAGTTGCTGGAATCAGGCATGGCTGATGCTCTGACA GCATCAgctgatcaaagatcaaggctaATGATGTCAACCGAGAGATTAAATAAGTCCAGTGACAGAGTTAAGGACAGCAGAAGAACCATGCTGGAAACAGAAGAGCTTGGTGTTTCAATCCTCCAAGATCTGCATTCACAGAGACAATCTCTGTTACATGCTCATACCACG CTTCATGGAGTGGACGACAACATAGGGAAAAGCAAGAGAGTCCTGACTTCCATGGCGAGGAGGATGAACAGGAACAAGTGGCTTATTATTGCAGTTATCACCTTTCTTGTCATTGCGATCGCTTTGGTCTTGTACTTCAAACTTAAATAA
- the LOC137709438 gene encoding pentatricopeptide repeat-containing protein At5g15340, mitochondrial: MRWPTDTALTSLPTRHLRSLLRGCTRQSSVDVGKKLHAAIVTSGLAASPDSFLHNALLHFHAAHGSPFSARKLFDEIPHSHKDAVDWTVLMGCFARHGMLQSGLRLFVEMRREDVKVDDVAMACLFNACARLGNAEVGEQGHGFVVKVGWDSSVKACNAAMDMYVKCGQVGMARRLFKATGERSVVSWTVILEGVVKFEGVGNGRVVFDQMPERNEVAWTIMIVGYMSMGLIGEAFSLLEEMVFVCGLGLNYVTLCSFLSACAQSGDRVTGSWLHAYALKTTVNEIDIMVGTSLVDMYAKCGRVDTALKVFEQMYRRNEVTWNALLSGLAMHGRGKLVLNMFPQMLEEAKPDELTFVALLSACSHSGLVDQGRHYFHNLESYGVTPKIEHYACMVDLLGRAGHLEEAEVLIKQMPMPPNEVVLGSLLGSCRIHGKLELGERVLQELVQLDPHNTDYHVLLSNMYSLGGKQDKAYLLRQDLKNRGLRKLPGISSIYIGGQVHQFSAGDKSHPKTMEIYMKLDEMIRRLRLAGYIPNTGSQVFSGFDNGDDDADKQEEIEQALFRHSEKLAVCFGLVSTKSGSPLYIFKNLRICVDCHSAMKIVSHVYNREIVIRDRNRFHCFKQGSCSCSDYW; the protein is encoded by the coding sequence ATGAGATGGCCAACCGACACTGCCTTAACATCACTCCCCACCCGCCACCTCCGTTCTCTTTTACGAGGATGCACGCGTCAATCCTCCGTCGACGTCGGAAAGAAGCTCCATGCCGCCATTGTCACCAGCGGCCTCGCCGCCTCACCAGACTCATTCCTTCACAATGCCCTCCTCCATTTCCACGCTGCACACGGCAGTCCGTTCTCTGCACGCAAGCTGTTCGACGAAATTCCCCACTCGCACAAAGACGCTGTGGACTGGACTGTCCTCATGGGCTGCTTTGCCCGCCACGGAATGCTCCAATCTGGGCTTCGTTTGTTCGTCGAAATGAGAAGAGAAGACGTGAAGGTGGACGACGTGGCCATGGCTTGCTTGTTCAATGCGTGTGCTCGGCTGGGCAATGCTGAGGTTGGGGAGCAAGGGCATGGGTTCGTGGTGAAGGTGGGTTGGGATTCTAGTGTCAAGGCCTGCAATGCGGCCATGGATATGTATGTCAAGTGTGGCCAAGTGGGTATGGCGAGACGGCTGTTCAAAGCAACGGGGGAGCGGAGTGTAGTGTCGTGGACTGTGATTTTGGAAGGTGTGGTTAAATTCGAAGGCGTGGGAAATGGGAGAGTGGTGTTTGATCAAATGCCTGAGAGAAATGAGGTTGCTTGGACGATTATGATTGTTGGATATATGAGTATGGGGCTTATTGGCGAAGCTTTTTCGCTTCTTGAAGAAATGGTTTTCGTTTGTGGTTTGGGATTAAATTATGTCACCCTCTGTTCGTTTTTATCGGCATGTGCACAATCGGGAGATAGGGTGACGGGCAGTTGGCTTCATGCTTATGCTTTAAAGACTACGGTGAATGAGATTGACATCATGGTTGGCACATCATTGGTTGATATGTATGCGAAATGTGGTAGAGTAGACACCGCGTTAAAAGTTTTTGAGCAAATGTACCGAAGGAACGAGGTGACATGGAACGCTTTGCTCAGTGGTTTAGCAATGCATGGAAGGGGTAAACTTGTTTTGAATATGTTTCCTCAAATGCTCGAAGAAGCCAAGCCAGACGAATTGACCTTTGTTGCTTTGTTGAGTGCTTGCAGCCACTCGGGCCTTGTTGATCAGGGCCGGCATTACTTTCACAATCTTGAATCTTACGGCGTAACTCCAAAGATAGAACACTATGCCTGTATGGTGGATCTTCTAGGAAGGGCTGGTCATTTGGAAGAGGCTGAAGTCTTGATCAAGCAAATGCCAATGCCTCCGAACGAGGTTGTTTTGGGTTCCCTTCTCGGTTCATGCAGAATCCACGGAAAACTAGAGCTTGGTGAACGCGTGCTGCAAGAACTGGTTCAATTGGATCCCCACAACACAGATTATCACGTCCTGCTTTCAAACATGTATTCTTTAGGAGGAAAGCAGGACAAGGCATACTTACTGAGGCAGGATCTTAAGAATAGGGGTTTAAGAAAGCTCCCCGGAATAAGTTCAATTTATATTGGTGGCCAAGTTCATCAGTTCAGCGCAGGAGATAAGTCACACCCGAAAACAATGGAGATTTACATGAAATTGGATGAGATGATACGAAGATTGAGATTGGCAGGCTACATCCCAAATACCGGTTCTCAAGTTTTCTCCGGCTTTGACAATGGAGACGATGATGCAGATAAGCAGGAGGAGATAGAGCAGGCATTGTTCCGCCACAGCGAAAAGCTGGCAGTCTGTTTTGGGCTTGTAAGCACGAAATCTGGCTCGCCTCTTTACATTTTCAAGAATCTGCGTATATGTGTAGACTGCCATTCGGCCATGAAAATAGTTTCCCATGTGTATAACCGAGAGATTGTGATCAGAGATCGGAATCGATTTCATTGCTTCAAGCAAGGTTCTTGTTCTTGCTCTGATTATTGGTGA
- the LOC137707862 gene encoding CSC1-like protein HYP1, with protein MLVSALLTSVGINLALCLLFFTLYSVLKKQPSNLRVYSPRSLAAKGASEESNGFNFERLLPTAGWVRRAWQPSEDEFLSVTSLDAVVFMRIFIFSLRVFGFAGIVGVLVLLPINFLGDQLNRDLDISDLPSTSLDSFSISNVNAGSKWLWVHFCAAYIVTGFVCYLLYYEYSYISSKRVAHFYSSKPQPNQFTVVVRSVPVSSGSSCSETVESFFTENYPSTYLSHSVVRRTNKLQGLTSKAGKLYRKLMRLRSETNTQQRLRRDGCWGLFGRKVDALDYYGKKLDDLEDNVRMEQTSVAGKDVAAAFVSFKSRLGAAVAFHIQQGENPIEWVTERAPEPQDVHWPFFSASFIKRWISKLVVVVAYTALTVLFLIPVVVVQGLTNLNQLETWFPFLTSVLDLTVVSAVITGYLPSLILQLFMSFVPPVMIMLSSLEGYISFSQIQKSACSKMLGFTIWNVFLANTLSGTLLYGFEIFLEPKKIPGILADAVPAQASFFIAYVVTSGWTSLLSSELFRVTRLILSIIKRPFSGKDDEFEAPSVPYHSAIPKVLFFELLGLTYFFLAPLILPFLVVYCCLGYIIFRNQFLNVYEPKYETGGRFWPTVHNSTIFSLVLMHIIAIGMFGLKEIPLAAGLIIPLPILTLLFNEYCRKRFLPIFQDYPAECLIKKDREDEKDPTISAFYEKLTTAYRDPALLPMQHPRSTDGYRSPLLQSVV; from the exons ATGCTCGTTTCGGCGCTTTTAACGTCGGTGGGAATCAATCTCGCCCTCTGTCTCTTGTTCTTCACTCTGTATTCAGTACTCAAGAAGCAGCCCAGCAACCTCCGCGTCTATTCGCCGCGCTCGTTGGCGGCCAAGGGGGCGTCGGAGGAGAGCAACGGGTTCAATTTCGAGCGGCTGCTGCCGACGGCGGGCTGGGTGAGGAGGGCGTGGCAGCCCTCTGAGGACGAGTTTCTGTCCGTCACCAGCTTGGATGCTGTCGTCTTCATGCGCATTTTTATCTTCAG TTTGAGAGTGTTTGGGTTTGCTGGGATTGTTGGGGTTTTGGTTCTGCTTCCGATAAATTTTCTGGGGGACCAGCTGAACCGGGATTTGGATATTTCGGATTTGCCCAGCACGTCATTGGACTCCTTCAGTATTTCGAATGTGAATGCCGGCTCGAAATG GTTATGGGTTCACTTCTGTGCAGCATACATTGTCACCGGATTTGTCTGTTATCTCCTTTATTAt GAGTATAGCTATATCTCATCGAAAAGAGTTGCTCATTTCTATTCATCCAAACCTCAGCCTAATCAGTTTACGGTAGTAGTTCGTTCTGTTCCTGTATCATCTGGGAGCAGCTGCAGTGAGACTGTTGAGAGTTTTTTTACAGAGAATTATCCTTCTACTTATCTTTCACATTCAGTGGTTCGTCGAACTAACAAACTCCAAGGACTCACT aGTAAGGCAGGGAAACTATACAGAAAGCTTATGCGACTGAGATCAGAAACTAATACTCAGCAAAGATTAAGGCGTGATGGCTGTTGGGGGCTGTTTGGACGCAAAGTTGATGCTTTAGACTACTATGGAAAGAAATTGGATGATTTAGAAGATAATGTGAGAATGGAGCAAACGTCAGTGGCAGGAAAG gACGTTGCAGCTGCCTTTGTGTCGTTCAAGTCCCGGCTTGGTGCTGCAGTAGCTTTTCACATTCAGCAAGGAGAAAATCCCATAGAATGGGTTACCGAGAGGGCTCCAGAGCCCCAGGATGTCCACTGGCCCTTCTTTTCTGCATCTTTTATAAAAAGATGGATCTCCAagctggtggtggtggttgcatATACTGCTCTTACAGTTCTATTCCTCATTCCAGTTGTAGTAGTGCAAGGCCTTACCAATCTTAATCAGTTGGAAACCTGGTTCCCGTTTCTGACAAGCGTACTGGACCT AACAGTTGTCAGTGCAGTCATAACAGGAtatcttccaagtcttattCTTCAATTGTTCATGTCGTTTGTGCCACCTGTCATGATAATGTTGTCTTCCTTGGAAGGATACATCTCTTTCAGTCAGATACAAAAAAGTGCATGCAGCAAGATGTTGGGGTTCACAATATGGAATGTTTTCTTGGCAAATACACTATCAGGAACACTTCTCTATGGGTTCGAAATCTTTCTTGAGCCCAAAAAGATTCCGGGGATACTTGCTGATGCTGTTCCAGCACAG GCATCATTCTTCATTGCATATGTTGTGACATCTGGATGGACCAGCCTTCTATCTTCAGAACTCTTCCGCGTGACTCGCCTGATTTTGAGCATCATAAAGAGACCATTTTCAGGAAAAGATGATGAATTTGAAGCTCCTTCAGTACCATACCACAGTGCAATTCCTAAAGTTCTCTTTTTTGAACTCCTCGGATTAACATACTTCTTCCTCGCTCCACTAATTCTCCCGTTCCTCGTGGTTTACTGTTGCCTGGGATACATAATCTTCCGTAACCAG TTTCTGAATGTATATGAACCCAAGTATGAAACGGGTGGAAGATTTTGGCCAACGGTGCACAATTCAACAATTTTTTCCTTGGTGCTGATGCACATTATTGCAATTGGAATGTTTGGGCTCAAAGAGATCCCCTTAGCGGCCGGTTTGATTATTCCTCTTCCGATTCTCACGCTTCTTTTCAATGAGTACTGCCGCAAACGATTCCTTCCAATATTCCAAGACTATCCAGCTGAG TGTTTGATAAAGAAAGATAGAGAAGACGAGAAGGATCCCACAATCTCTGCATTTTATGAAAAGTTAACCACTGCTTACAGGGATCCAGCTCTGTTGCCAATGCAGCATCCGCGGAGCACTGATGGATACAGGTCTCCCCTTCTTCAATCCGTCGTCTGA